Proteins found in one Candidatus Nitrospira nitrificans genomic segment:
- the nadC gene encoding carboxylating nicotinate-nucleotide diphosphorylase, which translates to MATLPAAEIRRTVRQGLEEDLAQGDVTTAALFSSPVPARAEIIAQQPLVVAGMAAAVQTFLMVDPSLRLSVSKRDGDRAQNAEPLLQIEGDGRSILQAERVALNFLQHLSGIATLTQRFCRAVRGYPACILDTRKTIPGWRALQKWAVSLGGGINHRRSLSDGILIKDNHLVLLQRNRRPVERACRLAHARRSRPLPIIIEAESLAEVRQAIAGKPDIILLDNMAPDLVRRAVALIKKQALVEVSGGITLKNVRAMAMAGADRISIGALTHSAPAASVSLVMTLAPPSRRRRS; encoded by the coding sequence ATGGCCACACTCCCCGCCGCAGAGATCCGCCGCACGGTGCGCCAAGGGCTCGAGGAGGATCTGGCTCAGGGAGATGTCACGACAGCGGCACTCTTTTCGTCTCCGGTGCCGGCTCGAGCCGAGATTATCGCGCAACAGCCGTTGGTTGTGGCAGGCATGGCCGCAGCCGTTCAAACCTTTCTCATGGTCGATCCTTCTCTGCGGTTGTCGGTTTCCAAACGAGACGGCGACCGAGCTCAGAATGCAGAGCCGCTTCTTCAGATCGAGGGTGATGGGCGGTCCATCTTGCAGGCTGAGCGGGTTGCGTTGAACTTTCTCCAACACCTGTCCGGAATCGCCACCTTGACGCAACGGTTCTGCCGGGCCGTGCGAGGTTACCCAGCCTGTATCCTGGATACCAGAAAAACGATTCCCGGCTGGCGCGCGCTTCAGAAGTGGGCCGTGTCGCTTGGCGGAGGGATCAACCACCGCCGATCACTGAGTGACGGCATTCTGATCAAAGATAACCATCTGGTCCTCCTCCAACGCAATCGACGACCGGTCGAACGGGCCTGCCGATTGGCACATGCTCGTCGCTCACGTCCGCTCCCCATTATCATCGAGGCGGAATCCCTCGCTGAGGTCCGGCAGGCGATCGCGGGAAAGCCTGATATTATCCTGCTCGACAATATGGCTCCGGACCTGGTCCGACGTGCCGTGGCATTGATCAAGAAGCAGGCGTTGGTGGAAGTGTCGGGCGGCATCACTCTGAAGAACGTTCGAGCCATGGCCATGGCCGGCGCCGATCGCATCTCCATTGGAGCGCTCACCCATTCCGCCCCGGCAGCGTCAGTCAGCCTGGTCATGACGCTGGCTCCGCCTTCACGACGCCGGCGCTCGTAG
- a CDS encoding biotin--[acetyl-CoA-carboxylase] ligase, with product MSSSAPLSLDRIRSTLATESLGHVLYLHQDLPSTNAEAGSLVRTGARHGTVVLAESQSSGYGRHGRAWFSPPGLNIYCSVIIRGMGDNLSLSQWLSWVPLVSALAVSEAVQQTAAVSLSLKWPNDLLFQERKVGGILCESSLTPTNDPAVVIGIGLNVNVPSLSFPEELRPIAASLLDASRRPIDRNRLIAQLLLELEQCLGELRSSGPVRLRQAYTARCATLGRHIRVLFTNDPPIIGIAEALSADGALQVRTAPTHLRSQPMPLVDVRAADVIHLRE from the coding sequence ATGTCGTCCTCCGCCCCACTCAGCCTCGATCGTATTCGCAGCACCCTTGCGACCGAGTCACTTGGGCATGTCTTGTATCTCCATCAGGATCTCCCCTCGACGAACGCCGAAGCGGGGTCTCTGGTTCGAACGGGCGCGCGGCACGGCACCGTCGTGCTTGCCGAAAGCCAGTCAAGCGGTTACGGTCGACATGGGCGTGCGTGGTTCTCTCCGCCGGGGCTGAACATTTATTGCTCCGTCATCATACGTGGGATGGGTGACAACCTATCGCTTTCACAATGGCTATCCTGGGTGCCGCTTGTCAGCGCGCTTGCCGTCAGCGAGGCCGTTCAACAGACTGCGGCCGTGTCCCTTTCGCTGAAGTGGCCGAACGACCTGCTTTTCCAGGAACGGAAAGTCGGCGGGATTCTCTGCGAGAGCAGTCTCACCCCCACGAATGATCCGGCCGTGGTGATTGGAATCGGGCTCAACGTGAATGTCCCCTCGCTGTCTTTTCCGGAAGAATTACGGCCGATTGCGGCTTCCTTGTTGGATGCTTCGCGACGACCGATCGACCGCAATCGGCTCATTGCGCAACTGCTCCTGGAGCTTGAACAATGTCTTGGCGAGCTTCGATCTTCCGGACCGGTCCGGCTGCGGCAGGCCTATACGGCTCGCTGTGCCACATTGGGACGCCATATTCGCGTCCTGTTCACGAATGATCCCCCGATCATCGGCATCGCAGAGGCGCTTTCTGCCGACGGCGCGCTGCAAGTGAGAACCGCGCCGACTCATCTTCGTTCACAGCCGATGCCCCTTGTCGATGTCCGTGCCGCCGATGTCATTCATCTGAGAGAGTAG
- a CDS encoding type III pantothenate kinase, whose protein sequence is MGSMLLAVDIGNTNVVAGIFEGSVLLTHWRLATDPKTTADEYGVLCLSLMARDGRLPEHITGAIISSVVPALTETFESMIETSFGSTPITVSSDMDTGLTLKYSNPKEIGSDRIVNAAAAYEKFHRDLIIVDFGTATTFCAVNRDGEYLGGVIAPGLTISAEALFSRAAKLSKVELARPKTVIGTDTAGSIQSGLIFGYAGLVDTLVQRMERELGRTSYVVATGGLASVIAPEARSIQHLEPLLTLHGLELLYRRARGASLTQWV, encoded by the coding sequence ATGGGTTCGATGCTTTTAGCGGTCGACATTGGGAACACCAACGTGGTCGCGGGAATCTTCGAGGGGTCGGTTCTGCTGACCCATTGGCGGTTGGCGACCGACCCTAAGACCACGGCGGATGAGTATGGTGTCCTGTGCCTCAGCCTCATGGCCCGAGACGGGCGACTCCCGGAACACATCACCGGCGCGATCATCTCCAGCGTCGTCCCCGCCCTCACGGAGACGTTTGAGTCGATGATTGAAACGTCCTTTGGCTCCACCCCGATCACCGTTTCTTCCGACATGGACACAGGCCTCACCCTGAAATACTCGAATCCGAAAGAGATCGGAAGCGACCGCATTGTGAATGCGGCGGCGGCTTATGAGAAGTTTCACCGTGATCTCATCATCGTCGATTTCGGCACCGCGACGACGTTTTGTGCCGTCAACCGAGATGGAGAGTATCTCGGAGGGGTGATTGCGCCGGGTCTGACCATTTCCGCTGAGGCCTTGTTTTCGCGGGCTGCGAAGTTGAGCAAGGTTGAACTCGCCCGGCCCAAGACCGTCATTGGAACCGATACCGCCGGGAGTATTCAATCGGGGCTCATCTTCGGCTATGCCGGTCTCGTCGACACTCTCGTTCAGCGGATGGAAAGGGAACTGGGACGCACGTCGTATGTGGTTGCCACGGGAGGATTAGCCTCGGTCATCGCGCCGGAGGCGCGGTCGATTCAACATCTGGAGCCGTTGTTGACTCTTCATGGGCTTGAACTCCTTTATCGCCGCGCCCGCGGCGCGAGTCTGACGCAGTGGGTCTAG
- the grpE gene encoding nucleotide exchange factor GrpE: MSDDQEQKKPNASTIDNLEAASPVMEAADSSVQDELAGKTEECNALNDRYLRLAAEFENYKRLIQRDQREQIRFGNEQILKELLPVVDNMERAIKSARTSGGDSALVQGVELTLKQLSGTLIKFGVQAIETAGREFDPSAHQAVSYGPSNDVPANSVLEEFQKGYRLHDRILRAAMVSVSSGPADPSEHDSTTH, encoded by the coding sequence ATGAGTGACGACCAAGAACAGAAAAAACCAAACGCCAGTACAATCGATAACTTAGAGGCGGCTTCTCCGGTCATGGAGGCGGCAGACTCCTCCGTGCAGGATGAACTGGCCGGTAAGACCGAAGAATGCAATGCGCTCAATGATAGGTATCTCCGGCTGGCTGCGGAATTTGAAAACTACAAGCGCCTGATACAACGCGACCAGCGTGAGCAGATTCGATTCGGGAATGAACAAATTCTCAAAGAGCTGTTGCCCGTCGTCGATAACATGGAACGGGCGATCAAATCGGCTCGAACAAGTGGCGGCGATTCGGCGCTCGTGCAGGGTGTGGAACTGACGCTCAAGCAACTCTCCGGGACCCTGATCAAGTTCGGCGTGCAGGCGATCGAAACAGCCGGCCGGGAGTTCGATCCAAGCGCCCATCAAGCCGTCTCGTACGGACCATCGAACGACGTGCCGGCCAACAGCGTATTGGAGGAGTTTCAAAAAGGGTATCGGTTGCACGACCGGATTTTACGAGCGGCCATGGTCAGTGTGTCGTCAGGGCCGGCCGATCCAAGCGAACATGACTCAACGACGCATTGA